Part of the Sorghum bicolor cultivar BTx623 chromosome 1, Sorghum_bicolor_NCBIv3, whole genome shotgun sequence genome, AAGTTTGATGCTCTCATTGGATATGCGCTTACATTTTTGAGAGGTGATATTCATCTCTGTTTCAAAAAGCAGTGCTAGGCGGCACCTAGGCGCTGGGCACTAGGCAGAGCATCATTGCCTCGCCTAGACTTAGTTGTTAAGTCTAGGCATTTTTCACTTACAGTGGGTTAGGACTTATATGTGAAGGAAAATGGGACAAATGGAGATGGAGGAAGATAAATAATGGTCATTGAACTGTGATAATGTCAAAGTCTTTCTTTTAATATATATGGCATATCTTCTGTGTTTAACAAGGCTTACTCTTGCTTGCAAAAAATACAACTGCCTAGGTGCTAGGCAGAGCCTGACCGTTTGCTCCTATCGCTTTTTAAAACATCCATATTCATGCATCTATGGAGCATGCACCTGATCATAACACTTGATTTTCTGCATTTCTACaggaaatattttccaatctgtACCGTTGCTTTCAAAAGCCACAATGCCTGCTTCTGCTTGCACAAATCTTAATTTTGGTTGTCTTAGAAGATCTACAAGGTTCAAGAATATTCACACAATTTATGATGAAGATTCTGACAGGGATCCTGCTACCTTTAAGAGGATCAAAACTGAAGTCATTGATTCTGAACTAAGTGTTGGTTCTGTCAGTGACAAGGATAGTGAACAAGATTGTCATGATGTATCTCTCAAGGATCTCAGAACTCAGTGTAAAGCTAAGAATCGGAAGACTTCAAAAATCACACTGGAAGGATGTGGCATTAAGAATCAGGCTAAAACAGAAGATGACATTGATCTTGATAAGCCTCTTATTGCATTGAAACAGAAGAGACCAAAAACATCTCCTGCTAAAGCAAATATAAAGATGGATGCACTAAGATCTTCTCCATTTGCTGCGAAAGAGGAAGATACAACATCACAGAGTGATGAGATTCTTAGTTCTGCACAGAGCTCCCTGCTCAAAGCAACAATGCAAGACCCAGTATTAGAGAAGCTTGGAAGGAGAGTTGCAGAACTGGAGCAGTCTAAAGTTGTTATTGGTGAGTCACTAGCCTGTTCATATGAAGTCCAGTTCTTATATCACTGTCTATTATCGTCTAGATGTGTTAGATGAATGTgtagagtttttttttcttgtttctgCAGATACTTTTTCTTGAAATAAACATACCCCTTTTCAATTATGTGGCTAAATGTTTTTTTTCTATACTGCACTTTCAGATTGTACTGAAGAAATAGTTGGGGAGCAAATGTGTTGTGCTGAAGTGAACAATACAGCTGGAGCTCTAGCGTGCTGTGCAAAACCTGATGTACTTTGTGAAATAAAAACTGAAGATACAAATTACTCTGAATTTGGAACTTCTATTTGTTCCATAAAGAATCCTGAGCATTCATCCTTTGAGCTGATGGAGGGTGATGACTCTGTGCCTCAATCTTGTTTCATGACCCAACCAGCTCAATTAGCTGATGTTTCTGATCATTCCTGCGAAGAAACCTGCAATTTCAAAGAAAACAATTTTGATGACATTACAGCTGCAAAGGCAACTGAGGTTGTTTCTTCATTGGATCTCATTGATGAAGTGAGCAATCATCAGAAAACatctgaaaatataactaatccaGATATGGATAAgtcttctactgcaaatggaCTTAAGGCTTGTTCTTTCAGTCAGTCCTGCCATGATCTTATAGATAATGATGAGGACTGGAATTTATTTGTTCATGGGAATGAACCTGTAAAGATTTTGGAAGAGTTGTCTCCTATCGATGACTCTAGCACAAATACTCAATCTGATTTATGTGGAAGCACAGAAATGAACTGCACTTCACTTGAGGGGGTTGCGCGGATGCAGGCTGAGGGCCAATTGGATTCAATAGTCTGCTGTGGTGTAAGACCAAAGCATATGTTACTAGATATGGAAATTGGAGATGCCACTGGTACATTCACCTTTGACAAGACTATTGACTTGGCTCATCCTGCCAATTTTGTTGCACAGGATGGAAGGCTAGAAAGTATAGTATATGATGTTTTGAATAATAATGCACAAAGGATGGCCTCTAAAAATAAATCTTCTGTTGGACTCCCAGATACAACTGTGATTCAGAGCTCACTTATCGACTTCACTGACAACTGTCCTGAAGACAAAAAGGCTTCAGATGATAAAATTTCACCTCCCAATAATGTGGACTGGCCTTATAAGTTAAATTCTACAGTAGACTATGACATTTGTAGATCTATTAATAATGATGAGGGATCAGAAGAATTAGTGCCTCAAGATCAGTTATACCAGTCGTGTAGTGATAAGTTCAACCTTAGCAGTGTCATGCCAGAGATCTCTAATGCTGAAGAATCAAAAAAGTTATCTGCTGGAGATCAAAATTCTTCTGCTATCTCTCTGGAAACTGATGTGCAAATCCAAAAGCCAGAATTTTTTGTGGATGAAGAATCAATTGAAGAACATGCTCCAAAAGTATTACTGTCCAAGAGAAAGGTCTGAACCATCCCTTCAACAATGTTTCATTGCATATGCATTAGCAAGATATCCATACTAACAtcttttgttttcctttttttttcttcagatTATGTCACCGATGTCTCAGGAGAAGCTTtgtagtgctctgactggtatTGATTTGTGTGATGGAGTCCAAAGATCGAGTAAGCAATATATGCTGTCCGTTTCTAATATTTTTACAAGATCATTATAATCATACTCTTTCTTGTTGCAGAGAGCAAAATCATTATTGAAGATCGTGGCAAAACTCCAATATCATTGCCTCAGCCAGCACACATGCAAGACAGATCAATGTTCCGCACAGACAGGAGACTTAAGGGCAGGACTTCTGTCTCTCCTACAAGCAAAGGAGTTCTGAAGTCAACAGGATCCCCACCCCATCAACAGATAACTTGTTCTTGCATGAGAAGTTCACCAGTGGTCTTAGACACTGAGAAAGCTGTTGAGTTTTCACAAAGGCAGATGCATGATATGGAAAATATAGCTGCAAAGCTTATCAGGAGCTTGAAGCACATGAAAAGTATAGTGGACGAAAGTTTGTCAACAGAAGCATATTCTTTACTTCCTAACTTTAACATTGCCGAGGTGAGACATGAAATGGAATATGCACTTCtcattctaaattctagtaaagtTGCTGCTCTCACAATAAATAGATAAGCACTTCTGTTTGTTGAAGTTACACCATGTTTTGAAACTGCTactcaaaataatgtgattccaGTAACACGATAAGAGAGGTTAATTATTCTCAAGATTGTTACTTATATGATATGACTCTAACCTTAAAGCCATGtcctagtttttttttctctcaaacacgcaggagagctgcatgTCATTTTATTAAAGATAGATAAAAGAACAATCCGATTACAATCTGATTACTCCTTTAACCTTGAAGCCTGGTTGTCTTCATTTCTGTGTTGTCTTTTTAGTTAGCATTGTTTAACAATACCAGGCAATGCTTCTTTTGTTAGTGCTTAATTGATTACTACTCCATCTGTTCCAaactataagacgttttggcttttaTAGATTCATAGCTTTTGCTCACTCAGATATACACTGTCTAAATGCATAGTAAAAgcaatatatctagaaaagccaaaatgtcCTATAATTCTAGAGCAGAGGGAGTAGATGCTAAGATCAGTACATGCTAATATCCTTGTATAGAAAAAACACGTTGACTTTGAGCCCAGTGTCGTTTTCCATGACTAAAATATTTGATTAATCTGTCTGTTTCTCATGCAAGTCAATTGTTGGCAGAAAAAGTTTTTGCTGGTCGTGTTTACATACTTGCACTCTTTTGTACCATTAGCATACCTGTTAGTGCAGTGTTGAAAGTGTTTCCTCTAGGAGACTAGGAAGTAATATCTACCAATTAGGACAACTGGGAGACTAAGAAGTAATATCCACCAATTAGGACAACTGCAATGAATTGCCTCTAGTACTGTTGGAACTGTTTGAGGTTAAATACCAGCTGACCAGTAAATGTGGGTCTAAGCATGGATTCCACATGCTCTGATTGAAATCTTTATTTCACTGAAAAACAAAGTACATAACACAGGATTTGAACACTTATATGTTTTTTCTTTCAATTTTAAATTTATTTCAGAAAACATCCAGTTTATGTTTACGTATGCAAAGCAAAGCAACTCGAATGATGTTTATATTTGATTAATGTGGTGCAATGTTTCTATGGACAGATCAGAGCAGCCTCTGAGGATGCATTAGAAGTGGAGAGGACTACGAGGAAATGGCTGTCGATAATGAACAAAGACTGCAGtcgcttttgtaaaatattggtTTGTATCTATCCATTTTGAAGATCGTACTAATTTTTGTAGTGAAGAAAATGACCCTGAACTGATATTTTTGTCATGTCTGTATTAAAATTTCAATTGCAGAGCCTAGCAAAGAAGAATGATGTTTCACATCCTGAAGCAccaaggaaacaaagaaaaaTAACGTTTGCAGATGAAGCTGGAGGAATGCTCTGCCATGTTAAGGTTTTTAAGGATGGACAAGCCTCTCTTCTTTCCGAATGCCAGAGTGATTTATAGACATACTAAGCAGGTTGTCATGAAATTTGATCAGAAAAACAACCTTTTGACAATAGAATAGAATCAAACAAGCCGCTCAGTTGAACCAAAATAATGAGAATGCTTCCATTCACTGTAGAAAACAGATAATGCTGTGTTGAACTCACAGTATGTATTTTACTGTAAATtgattgatgacattgttgtggCAACTCAGGTATTATCCTTGTATGTTGAGCTCAAGAGTCCATGTAAAGCGACAAATTTTACAATGTTTGCTGAGGCCACAAGTAATTTGTAATTCAGAATTTTTGAGCGCAAATTTGTAACCTAGAATTAGCCTATGTAATAAAATTATTGGTATCCTGTTGCCCTAAAGTGCTTTATCTAGGGAACTATAGGTAGCACTTAAATTCATGGGCAGCCGCTGTTAATTCTATGTATGTGTACCTATCTTTTTTCAAAACATTATAGATTGCAGATCAAAGGATGAAAGGAAGCATAGTTTGGCTCAACCAAAAAGCTCGTGGTTACTTGGAGCTTGAATTCATATTTTATTGAAACCACCTGCCTTAAAAGCCAAGCTATAGTCACATTTTCGTGGGGTAGTGATCGGATGGGATAATTGTGGGAGGTCTCCCTCTTATGTAGTGTAGATCTGGATCTGAGTGAAATTAGTGGCAAACTGGCAACCCTTGAGTAGCTTACCACTACCGCCCGTCCTTTCATTCACTATCCCCTCTCCCACCCTCCGACGTCTAGCCCTTTGTGATCCATTGCAAAAGATACTGCAAAATGCATCTACCCTATGAAATTAGTCTTTGAGCCCCTTCTCTCTTCATGTTCTTTTCAACAATTTTTTATGTTTccaagttttttttattttatctaaAAAGTTTCTAAAACAAAGTGGTAGAAAAATTTTTATGTTAAAAAGTTCTCTGAAACTTTTTTTTACCTTTTTGGACctttctaaaatattttctgAGAAAATGAGCAATTAACTTTTTCTAGATGGTAATTTCTTTCTCAATTCGAAGATGGTCTTGCCACTTAGTTTGCTTTCTTCCGCAAAGGAAACAAGTGGAATGTAACACTGCTTCTTTTCTCGGTGTCAGCTAGTTGATTAGGAAACTACATTCTCAGATCACTAGTTTCTTTAGATGGGCTCGCATTAAGTTTTAATGTCCTTTtctctttgtcatattttcttccTATCCATTCCATCTCTCCCAACTTCTTTCATAAACCGCCAGTCGAACGAGTGGTAGCATAATTTGTCCATAAGAGTGGATACGCCATGGGGCTATCCATGGGTGACATGCATCCACACGGCTTGGCTCCCTTTAGGGCAACCATAATGTATATGAACTAAGTAGTTTATATACATGAGATCCACATGACTAGTCTATAATCACTATTATTTTCTCACAGTGTTCAATCAACAAGTAGTCTATAAGAAAGGTTCGactagaaataaaaaaaatcctctTCCACCATTCCGGCCAAAAAGAGGCAGGGAGTGAGGAGTGAAAACAATAATAAATTTTTATTGCTTATGGGTAATCTATAAGTTTGTGTGTATGGTAGATAATATTTTAGTTCTATGAATTGCTCTTATTGATAGCAATCCGTAGTGATTAAAATAACACCCATCAGCTAGATGAAACACTGTGAGGTCAGACTAGTCTATAGAGTAATCCATAATAAAAGATACCCATTACCTATAGACTTATGGACTACCATAGAGAAACAAATGCCACCTTTTCTTactcctcactctctttttttttgattttgcaCATGATTTTAGAGATTGAGATTTTTTTTGTCTCGGCTAAGACCTACCTTATAGATTACTTGTTTTTTTGATAAAACACTCAATCGAGTGTCATATATGATATATCTCAAGGAAAACAAAGGCTGGTATAAAAGATAGACAATAAGACATAAAATCACCTCTAAAAAATAAGAGTACATCAAAGACGATAATAGACAGTGAAGATCGCCGTTACTTGTCAGAGTTTGAAGATCACCGCTGTGAAGATAGCAAAGAAAAGGGACACCTTACACCCTTCCCAAAAAGGCTTTGAAGACCGAAGAAGCCACTCATCGCTGATGAGATCTAGTACCCATCGACTGAAGGAAACCTCCAAAGGACGCAGGCTTACAATCCTTCACCATAAGAACAACGTGTTGAAGATCTCAGACTTTGCAGTAGAACATACCAAAATAAGAGTTCAAGATTACCACATTGAAAGCCAACTAATTGCTTTCTCTGGTAAACACACCAAAAGCCAAGATCAGAAGAAGAACAATAGATCTGATAGACTAAACTCTCACTAGCCCTTCATCGATTGGATATCGTCGAGGTATGGAGAGACCAAAGAGATATTATTCCAAAGTATCATTGTCACCACCACTTGGACAACACCAGAAATCACAACCTAGATCAACAAGGATCCATAGACCTAACCAAGAACTACGAAGGAGAAAGGGATCGAGTGGTGGCCTAGAGAAGGGCGGTCGCGGCAGTGGTTGTGAAGTGCTCCGTTCTTTCTTGATAGACCAAGATTCTTATAGATTACTTGTTGGCTAAACATTGTGGAAGAAATAATAGTTATGGACTGATTTGGTGAATTGCATATATATGGACTATCTACATCATACACATATACATTGTGGTTGCTTTTAGAAGTGCGACATCATGGTAGAGGCCTGAGCATGCCGGAGTAAACCACAAAAAGCCATTTTTACTATAATTGAGATGTGTAATTGAGACAGACACTGGACTGATTTGTTTCTCTTCTCGATTGAGAAACCATTTTCTCtaatttttcctttttctttatcaATTGGGTTGCCATATCACTTTTTTACTTAGTTGGCACACCATTTAaccatagaaatgatttcctacTTTATATAGTATTTGATTTGAGAAATTACTCCATTTTAGATGACATGGTGCATTATGAGCTTAGTCCTCAAATTTGGTAGAATGACTTAATTTACGAGGAATTAGACGGATCATCCCATTCTATTCCACAAACCAAACAAGAAAAGCAATAAGTTAGTAGATGATCAACTAACTCATTCCTCCAACTAAACACCCTATTAAGGCTAGGACTGTCTTTAGTAGCCCATGTTTGTCGTGTCAATTCTAGTTGAAAGCCTTCCAGCATGCACTACTAAATCCTACTCATTTATTTTGTTCTGCCAACCCACATACAAGAGGCTTTGTAAGTTTTGAAATTTGACACACCGACAGCTCGTACATTAGGTTGTCTATTTAACTGTCTACAAGTTGTTTAATGTTTGCAGGTAGCCTTTGCTCAATCATAAATACAATTCCAGTATATACCATTGTATTGCTATTTAATACAAGTCATACCAAGCATACGTAAGATAAACATaattataatattttttagaacaatcatcaatataaatgatACATATAGCTAGCAGCTAGCACTTAACTAAAGCCTCATAGACGAGCTCGATTAGCTCTTCAGATCACTGCAACATGCTCAGATCACACTACGAACAGCAACATACTCCAACTTGCTGACAGCAGCACCGTAGTCATAGAAATGCAGGCACAATGAAAATTACAAAAATACATGCACAACGAAAATTAAGCTCATCTCACAACATGCTACTATCATATCGATACATCACAACATGCTAATTTTTCTATAGTACTACAATATCAACATTCATTTTCCGAATCAAATAGAAAGTAACATACTcgcaaaaaaaagagaaagtaaCATGAACTAAATTTCTGAACACTCTATACATGTtcatgtttttttagaaaatacataTGCTCATACAGCCAAATTAAAACAAAAATAGTAACTAATGTAGAATCAACTTAACTAGAGTATTATAGAACTATTATTCTACCTAGAAAAGTGTTAATAATATGTTTCTAACAGTAACAAAGTCAATAACTATAGAAACGAAAATATTCAATGGGTCTATCTTATATGGGACAAAAATTATCGTGCTGGGGTTCCTCATCTTGCAAGAGAAAAAGGCTCAATAGTGGAAAGATATTTTGAGATTACATATCCAATTCAGAGGAGTAGCCATCTGCATTCCTAATAAAGATTTGCAAAAGACACATGTATCTCCCTCTGGAAGCTAAGAAGTGCAGAACAGCTCCTTGACTGTTTCAGAATTCCCATGTCATACAGGCTTATAATGAATTTCTAGAATTACAGACTCAGTTATCTCAGCTGTAGCCTATCCTACAAGATGTTAATGACTGTTGGAGTTATATTTGGGGCCATCAGAAATACTCCTCGAGCAAATACTATCAGTATCTGTTCACCTCATTGCAGCCTCACAGATCAGTCTTGTGGATTTGGAAAACCAAGTGTGCCCCAAAAATTAAATTCTTTGCCTGGTTATTGTTGAATGAACACCAGAAATATGCTTAGAAGAAGAAATAAATTTCTTGAAGAAGGGTATAACTGTGTTCTCTGTCAGAATAGCATGGAAGAAACCATTGAGCATCTATTCTTTGACTGTCCCACAACCACTAGCAGGTGGTTTGTCTTAGGGATCATCTGGGAAGAAAATGTAAATATACATGAGAAGATATATATTGCCAAGTATGGTTTCATGCATCCTTTCTTCAAGGAGATCTTCATGATTGGGGCCTGGGTCAATGAAAGAGCTCCAAATCTTACTTCCTGGAAGTCTGCATTCAAGGAAGAACTAGTTGCACACCTCATCAGGATCAAGCAAAGTCTCCATCAGTCTATTCGGTTGTGGCTAGATGATCTGTAACTAGTTCTTTTGGAGTTGTTTTTTCCcctcttcttcttgtcttcTGTACAGCTAGTCTCTCCGTTAGTTAGTTAGTTTGTCTTTTGCTAGTTAGCTTGTTCCTCCTCTCGTGGCTAACTGCTGGTTAGGCCCGTGTGTAAGTTTCTTCATGTaagactctctctctctctctctctctctcatttaagccaagggggggtgggggggtggggggggggggtgggggggtgGGGGTTTGCTGCCCCACggttttagttcaaaaaaacaaCTATCTAACTAAGGCTACTATTCCTCCTGTGCAACAGTAACATGGTGCAACGAATGGGTGTTGAAAGCCATAACAGTGTGCGCAAGCCATTTGGTTCTCAAGTCTGCATAAATTAAACATGAACCTTTCAGCCATAATGTTTAGTCCCAAACACATCACAAAATAGCTAGAATGGCAAGATGTTGAAATAGAACTCAAGTGAGTGAGAGCCTCACTCCAAGAGCTTCGCTGCAAAATTAGAAAAGTCACTACAAGAGATGTGACCTTCTATGACGATTATATGATGACACTGTCACTAAATTATTCAGATAATGACGATTTTCAAGGGCTAACCTTAGTTAATGACAAAATAAATTACCTGTCACTAAGTCCAAATCAAAATCGCCATTACCTATTTTGGCATCATGGTTATGACAAATTAATATGACAAATGCTCATGCGTCATAGTTATTTGttgaataaaaaaaattgatagTTAGATTGTTCTCACATAATTTAGCATATCACAAAAGTCCTTTGCAATGTTAATTTCTCACTTATTTGAACCCATAATTCTATCATATCATTATTAAATACTTACTTCTCAATTCTATCATATCATTATTAAATACTTACTTCTCTCTACTTTAATGATAAATTACATCCTAATATTGCTTAGAAAAGATGCAAATGGTCTCCCGCCAATGATTGGTGCAAAAATGGCCACCAGCCAAAAAAATTTGCTCCTCGCCAACAATAAAATTGTCCCTCTACCTCCCCGCCAACGAATCCCGCCAGCCTCTCCCTCCCCTGCCATCTTTTTTGGACCAATTGCCACTTCTGTCCACTATATAACAAGTCTTTCATGTATTCAAATCAAGGGTATTAATTACAGTAAAATTCCTATACAAGAAGTGGAACCCTGCACATCCCGCTCTGATTTCATCCTTCCCCTTTCCCTTGTGCCTCCAGCCACCACCACTCCTTCTCTACCTCCACCGCAGCTCCTGTTCCCATAAGCCAGCACCACCATCCTGCTCTAGCCCCAACCACATCGCCTAGCTGACCCCTCTTCCTACTTAATTGGTGATTAATTAGTGATCACAACTATCATCCAAATGTACTATTGAGTCAAACCACATATGATTCACTCAATGCCACATTTGATTGAACTAaatttaattataaaatttattttaataAATCTCCCAATTTGAATTCAAATTTGAATTGGAAAACTTGGGACAAGTTTTGGAACCCAAATTCAAATCCAAATTGGAGCTCATTTTTAAATGTTGCACTTGAATTTATCCCCTACACTTAACACTAGTGTAAAGTACAACTTTACACCTCAAATTACATAGGGCATAAACCAAGTATTTGCGATGGCattcaaaattagggtttttgGTTCAAGTCACAAACCAACACAAAAGGTCAAACAATCTATGAATGTAAACTTGTTTTAGTTGATGCACATCAAGGTTGACTAAACATGGATACTTTGCAATGCATATGATGACATGGCTAGTTTTAGTTGGCTTAACAACAGAGGTGTTACACCCTAGACCTCAAAATGTGTCCACTATGTTCAGGAGCTAGCTAGATGGGCTTCGAAAAGATCTAAAACCGTTGGTTCTAATGGGAGTGATAGCTTTGTGCTGGTCCTTGTGGCTATATAGAAATGCAATTATATTCGAAAACAAACAATGTTCCTTTTTGTAGGTCATTTACTCAATTACGCATTGGTTCCGTACGTGGTCCATCCTGTAGAAGCCTACTTCCCAGGAGGTGGGTTGTAGTGGCTTCTCATTTTTTGGCGCAGGTGACCTAGGATTTTTTTTACCCGGGCACAACATGTATGACGGTCTAGTCTACGGTTTGATAGTCTAGGTGCCCTAgcgatgtttttttttgttttccttttttagGCTGTGTGCCTTTCAGGCAGAGGCCGATAGGATTTCAAGATGTTGTATCACCTTGGTGTAACTTCTTGAAATTAATAaaactttgaaaaaaaaatctcttTTTGTCATGTCCGTTTGCCACCAGGGGTTGTTGGGATGTAGTTTACCTTCAGATTCACTACTACAAAAGGCGGGCCTTTTGTATTTACCaaggtcacggttaatcgtggcttaaccgaggcggtttttAGAACCGCCTTGGTTAATCTATTTACCATGGCGGGCAACATAAGGCAACCACCATGGTAAATACATATTAACCATGGCGGTTGCCTTAAAATGCCCGTCTCGACTTTGAAGAATCAAACTTAGAACCTCTCACTCAACACTAATGCCCTCTACCACACCACACAATcatttgtgtatatatataatacgcTATCTTTTTATATCACACAATCATTTGTGTATATAATATGCTATCTTTTTATATCAATATTTCGTACTCTTATATTGGGTATTTGGGCTACTAAATGAACTAAAATGAAAAAACTtttaactataaagttttaaatcAGCTAGCGGTTCCCTCTTCTTCATGGAAGTTATGATTTGCATGACTTGGGCAATCTGGACAGTCCACAATGATTTGATCTTTAAGCAACAACCAGTGTCACTACAAAGGTGCAAAATAGTTTTCAGATAGGAATTTGCAAGAGTTATACTACGTGCAAATTAAACGAACAGAACTGTCCCCAACTTTGTTTATGGCTAGAAGCTTTTGAGTAATTCTTATGATTTTCTTTGTGGAGAACGTGGCGCCACCAGGCCCGGCCAGTGCTGGGATCCTCCTCTATGTGGCTGCATCAGCCAGAGGTCGTCTGCATCCCCGCCGGGCACGTACGTCCTCCAGCATGTCCCATGCTAGGGTTAGGTTCTTGGTGATGTATGCTGCCGTAACGGCGTCCATGCCGCGAACAATGGGGCAGGCTGCTGCCATCAACGATCCGATTCCATTACCAAGGGTGTGGCCGCCGCTTCCGAACCCAACGCCAAGCCGCCGCTACGATGACCGAGGGAGCGCGCGGGCCGCTGCCACGAGCCGCTTCCGTGATCATTGGcttgggccgccgccgccgccgccgcaaccgCCGGTGGTGACATGCCCTTGTCCTTCCTATCCGCTGAAGAAGGAAAGCCATCCATGAGCACCCATGCAGGATCCGCATGCGCCGTTGAGACTAGAAGACTAGCCATATGTGATATGACCTGTTCCTTGTGGCGCTTGGTCCTCAGAACATGGGCGGCCTTCGTCTCGCGAGGTGACGAGACGACGGTCTCCATGACAAGCcaaggtgttttttttttctttttgcaaaaatgaaaatgaaaacgAAGATAGACCGAGAGGACATGTTGTATATGTCCTCCATGCTAACTTTGACTAATAAGTTTATAAAAAGTATATTAATATGTACAATATCAAGACATATTTTGTGGCACAGGTGCTTCTTCCTAAAACTAATTAAAGTTCAAGAACGTTGACTTTAGACAAAACTAAAACTTACTGCATGTTGAAACATGGAAGTGCCAAACAAGCAAACACAGATCAAAGCGAATGCACCTCAGGTTTTCGTAAATAACAGTGACATATACCAAGGGTTTTGAACCTAGccgcagataagctcaagcgaataggAAGATATAAAACATCCAACTTGTTCGATCTTAATATAAAAAAACTCGTCAACTTGTTTGAAGCAGTTTCGCGTCAGCCCTGATGCGAAACTTAAGTCTATCATGCAAGAGGAGATTATTATGGAGATACTGCAGGTATACTGAATGGATCGTCAGAGTTCATTCAAACGCCGCATACATGCAGAATGCGCATGCTTACTTCTGGGACCACCATGACCAGAAGAACTTGTAATCTGGATGATAGTCGTCGTCCATGGCTTCTCCAGATGCCCTGGGCACCACTGCCTTCGACATGATTGATGCGCAGTGCCTCAGTGCCCTCATCTTCTTATTCAGGAGTTCATCAGCAGGGTGGGTTTTCCAGGATCCATTTGGTGTTGGCTTGTACCTTGTTTGTTCTCCCAGTTGATACCAATTCTCTCCCTGTAAACAAGATTTTTTTGATAATATAACCCGATCACTATAAGTCTAGAATCAAAACA contains:
- the LOC8066223 gene encoding uncharacterized protein LOC8066223, translated to MPASACTNLNFGCLRRSTRFKNIHTIYDEDSDRDPATFKRIKTEVIDSELSVGSVSDKDSEQDCHDVSLKDLRTQCKAKNRKTSKITLEGCGIKNQAKTEDDIDLDKPLIALKQKRPKTSPAKANIKMDALRSSPFAAKEEDTTSQSDEILSSAQSSLLKATMQDPVLEKLGRRVAELEQSKVVIDCTEEIVGEQMCCAEVNNTAGALACCAKPDVLCEIKTEDTNYSEFGTSICSIKNPEHSSFELMEGDDSVPQSCFMTQPAQLADVSDHSCEETCNFKENNFDDITAAKATEVVSSLDLIDEVSNHQKTSENITNPDMDKSSTANGLKACSFSQSCHDLIDNDEDWNLFVHGNEPVKILEELSPIDDSSTNTQSDLCGSTEMNCTSLEGVARMQAEGQLDSIVCCGVRPKHMLLDMEIGDATGTFTFDKTIDLAHPANFVAQDGRLESIVYDVLNNNAQRMASKNKSSVGLPDTTVIQSSLIDFTDNCPEDKKASDDKISPPNNVDWPYKLNSTVDYDICRSINNDEGSEELVPQDQLYQSCSDKFNLSSVMPEISNAEESKKLSAGDQNSSAISLETDVQIQKPEFFVDEESIEEHAPKVLLSKRKIMSPMSQEKLCSALTGIDLCDGVQRSKSKIIIEDRGKTPISLPQPAHMQDRSMFRTDRRLKGRTSVSPTSKGVLKSTGSPPHQQITCSCMRSSPVVLDTEKAVEFSQRQMHDMENIAAKLIRSLKHMKSIVDESLSTEAYSLLPNFNIAEIRAASEDALEVERTTRKWLSIMNKDCSRFCKILSLAKKNDVSHPEAPRKQRKITFADEAGGMLCHVKVFKDGQASLLSECQSDL